GGCGGGTACGAGTTGATCGATATGCCTTTTTATTTGTCGTCCGGAGTTCTCCAGTGTAATTAAATAATGACGCGTTCCATACTTCTCAGCAACAACACCGCGTGCCCATACAAGTTTTTGATTAGTAAAAATACGAGCCTGAACTGTGTTGCCAACGTTGAATTGTCGAACTGACGGCGTTTTTTTATGGCTTGGCTCATGGTATGGAAAAAACGCATCTAggctaattttcaatttacggCCTAGGTATTGTTCTGCCGGGGAAAGACCGGAAGCGAGCGGCGTTGCATGATAACGGAGGGTGATTTGacgtaatttttcatgaattgaaGTCGAATCAGCCTCTGACTGCATGGCAAGAAGTCTGCGTTTCCAAGTTTGTACACTGCGTTCAGCTAAACCATTGGTTTGTGGAAAATTTGGAGCAATAAATCTCTGGtgaattccatttttcttgcaaaaattttgaaacaactcagatttgaaaattgttgcatTATCTGAGACTAAACGAGTAGGAAAACCATGAGTAGTGAATATTTCTGTGAGAAGGTTGATTGTAATTTCAGAGGTAGGTGCTTCTTTTACTGCTCGGACTTCGGACCATTTGGACTTGGCATCAACACATACCAAAACGTAATATCCTAAAAATGGTCCGAGGTAATCCATGTGAACTCTTTCCCAATTCCGAGCTGGGGGGTCCCatggatgaattttttcttttggcgGATTTCTCCGCAATTCGGCGCAATCGCTACATTTCTTTACGTAACGTTCGATATCAGCATCTATGCCCTTCCAATAAACATATCGGCGAGCCAATTGTTTCATACGAGTTGAACCCATGTGAGAGAAGTGTAGATCAGCGAGAACGTGACTTCTCAAGGACACTGGTACATATACACGGTCGTTTCTAAAAATTATGCCATCAGCTGTCGTATATTCGTAGTCCGAGTTATCGGTGAGCAGTTTTAGTAATAGCGGCTGTAGTTCTGGATCTTTTTGTGTTTCAGCTGCTATCGTTGCTGAGTTAACTATTTCGTTTGACAAATAAAAGATATTATCAGTGTAGATTTGGTCTGGTTCATTTCCGAGAATAAAATCATTGGTTGGCTCGGACATAACATTCACTGATAGATTTTCAACATAGCTGATTTGCGGATCAACTGGTGCCCGAGATAAACAGTCAACGTTTTGATTATCGATACCTTTCTTGAATTTTACATCGTAGTTAAACTGAGCGAGAAAACATGCGTACCTAATTAGCCTGGCTGACGTCATCtgtggtatatttttatttgatgcGAAAATTCTCGTCAGAGCTTCGTTGTCTGTAAccagagtgaatttttttccaagtaggtaATTGTAGAAGTAGGTCGTTGCAAAAATAATCGCGAGAGCCTCTCTATCAAGctgagagtaatttttttctgccggAGTTAACGATCTTGAGGCATAAGCGATAGGCCGCTCCTCTCCATCACTGAAATGAGAGAGAACAGCTCCGACCCCAACTGGACTTGCGTCAGTGGTTAAAATTAATGGTTTCATTGGGTCAAAAGGTACAACAACACGATCACTGCATATTTCTTCTTTTAATTTGATGAATGCTGATTCACATTCTGAAGACCagaaaaatttagcatttttctTCAGCAGAGCTCTGAGTGGTGCAGTGAGGTTTGATAAATTTGGAATAAATCGATGGTAATACGTTATTAACCCAATGAACCTACGAATTTCATCAGCATCTTTTGGTCTAGGTAGATTTTTCACAGCCTCCATCTTTTCTGGTGATTTACCTATTTTCCCTTTTTCAATTACGAAACCGAGGTATGttgttttttcttgaagaaatttgcactttttcttATTTAGATGAAGGTCATTTTTCTTCAGTGCTTCTAGACACTTACGGAGGTTTTCTAAACACTCCTCCAAGGATGACCCATATACGATTATGTCATCAAAGAAATTTGCAGTTCCGGGACAATTTAGCaatatttctttcatttttctgttgaaTTCAGATGGCGCAATTTTTACACCAGGACCCAAACGATTCATTCGATATGACCCACGATGTGTTACAATGGTTTGAATTATACTGGAGGCTTCATTTACACACATATGCATGTAAGCTTGATATAGGTCCAATTTACAAAAGTGCGTGGCGTTTACTAGCAGatctaaaatttcttcaaccCTGGAAATTGGGTAACTGGCATCTACTAGCTGCACATTGACAGTGACCTTGTAATCGATACAGAGACGAACTTCGTTGTCTTGTTTTAAAACGACAACTAGAGGCGATCCCCAGTCTGAAGAGCTGACTGGAGTTATAATTCCTTGTTTTTCGAGTACATCTAGAGCGGCATCAACTTTTGAACGTAAAGCATAGGGAACAGTTCGCTCACGTAGCAGTTTAGGCGTTGCATTTTCACGGAGTTGTAGGTTTACGGCGAAATTCGGAATGCGACCtattttgggttcaaaaagTTCAGAGTATTCTTCTAATAtcgatgataatttttcttGTGGTGTAGCCTCAGATGTGTAAACTGGGTAATcaaaggaatttgatttttgctgATCAAGGTCAAGTTCTTCAAGAGTAACCTTTAAGGTGCGAATCCATTCGCGGCCCATTAATGTAGCATGACCTGGAGGCACAATGTACAAATTTGAACGAGTTTTCCTATCTTTGTAGGAAACATCAACAGTAACATAACCTAGAGCTGGCGTTATGGCTCCGGAAAACGAACGAAAAGCGATTTTTGCTTCTTTGATTGGTGCTcgaattcccaattttttgaattcatcatcAGGTATCAACGAAAATTTAGCACCTGTGTCAACTTCCATTCTCTTCGATTTTCCATTGATACCTACTTCAATGAAATATTTATCATCAGTATTGACACTGTTTTCTTCAAGCTTATAAAGGTCAACGACATGATAATTGTCTACATACTGAGAATATGTTGCATAGTTTGTAGGCTCGGAGATTTTGACACTGGattcatttgattttgaatttgacatGAGGGTGGTAATACACACCTTTGGGAGATGACCTGGCTTGTTGCATGACGtgcattttaatttatttcgatCAACAGTGCAATCTGATACAGAATGGTTATTTCTACCACAACGGAGACATAACCCATCAATTCCCAGCTTTttataatcgattttcgatctacGTTTTGCTGGCGTATTACTTCGATAATGATTTTTCGAATAACCTCGACTGTGTGAACGATTTCGTTGTTTACTGTGATCATTATAACGATTCTGAGAACGGGAGTCGCGATTGAAAGCGCGAGATAATTTATTTACATCTGAGTTACCTGGTATTGTATTCGGAGTATTTTTGCTCAATTCTCTGCTCTCAATTCGCGAAGCTTCCAATGAAATTgctttttccacaattttatcATAATCATCAGAGTCTGTCTGGAGTACCTGTTCTTTAATCCATGGCTCTTTAATACCACGAACCACTTGAGCTGCTAAGAATAGTTTGGCACAGGATACCTGCTTTTTACACTCGCATTCAACAGTGAATTGACAATTTACCACCTTGTCCTGAAGCGAGGCAACGAATTCggcaatattttgattttctttttgctGCGTTTCTAGAAAATAATGCCTTGATATGATGACACTTTGACGTGGAACCAATAGATCGTTGAACGAAGTTTTTAAATCAGCGTAAGATAGGTTCTGGATTGATTTATCAGGTCCCAAGAAAGCGGCAAGTTTATTATAATGGGTAGAACCAATTGAAGTACGTAATAATCCGGCTTTCTTTTCAACATCAGTGATGTTTTTTGTAGCTGTGTAGTCTTCGAAACGAGCGATGTAATTTGTGAACTTTTCTTTCTTTGAATCAAaagcatcaaatttttcagtgttttctgGTGTCCGAGGAGTATTTCGACTTTGAGTTAAAGCTGCTTGCAAAATTGCTTGAAACTGAGTATTTTGTTCAGCTAAAATTCTCTGAAGTTCGTCTGCGTTCATGGTGCTGAGTTTGAAGGCTGAGATGTGTCTGAGTAGAGTGAAAATAGCTGAGTTGACTGAGTGAAAATAGCTGAGTGTGACTGTGATTATTGAAGGTAGCTGAGTAGAATGGTTGAAAAGGTAGGTAAtgaaattggcacttttttcaccatttcacACGCGAAAATTTCTGtcataaaaatcatttattcgcgatttacctatttacgaatgatttaattaattttcgataaaaaaaaatcatccgagAGCGCGAAATCGGTACATTTTAACGCGCACGATTAccgcgcaaaaaattttttcctcgtcgcCAATTGTGGTGACTCAATAACGAACAACCGATTAACGAACGTCTGTATTTACACACGAATGTACAATGACTAACTATAGTCTCTAACTCTACATCTAACCTAACATCTAGTTCCATAACATACGGTAAGACTTTCACTTACTGGATAGGTAGCTAAGGTAGGTGGTCCTGATAAGGCCATCTCAATTTTAAGCAAAGCTTTGGTATAGAGAGTCATTTCACgtaaattcgaccaaaaagtggtaagaAGAGtcggcgacttttttgaaatttttcctgtgaaaagaccttccgaacagatgatcaatggcgcaaatcgcagtcctctagacattttttaaaggctgttagggggtgtcaaagttttcagtgaacttgaaatatcatccaattcagcagtggattactcgatagtcgcgatacctaccaaaatagaacttttcccaatagttagcggttttgaaaggctttttggtgatatcataaaaatcagtgttgccactttttttcgtacgaaaaattagcttgaaaagtttcaaaacgtagttttcattgggatggcgttatttGGTAAagtctattttaaaaaattgaaagtttccgaaaaaatgcgattttttgatttaaaacatgaagaaaagttttgattggtaaatttcacccattttatctctatttttacgtatccgttgaaaaatttgcaaacccCCTTCCACTCGGTGagatgaactcatcacaaaaaaatcaaaattcgaaaaaattcaattttcaattgcaaatatcaaaaaaagtttaaatttattcacttgtattattttgacctctttctgacgtataaATTAAACTCATagcaaacaaattgaaattcgttcattttttcaattcactcagaattttgattttttttctgatgagttcatttcatcgagtaaaaggatttttttcaactttttcaacgaatacgtaaaaatgggggtcaaatgggtcaacttcacctatcaaaagcttttttcgcgtttcaaaatcaaaaaatcacgtttctGCAATCTTTCAATATGaacattgaatggaaaattaagcttttcaagggcattgtgcttcaaaaaaaaacacaaaacatgTTAATACGGGTTTCAATTTGATTCGTGACTTCGGtggctcatttttcaaaaaaatctaggaGGGGAAGGTAAAAAAAACAGGAGAAGGTAAAGGGAACTGGGCCGATGCCCCTATTTCCGGAAATTTCAggtctgaaaaagaaaagcataaAGGCTCGAATGAAGTgtgggcaaaagctctcaaaattttgtatttcaagaagtacaaaaatattattgaGGTATTCGAAAATGGATTATTCAAGTACCTAgtaaatcatcatttttttaaacaagaaaccAATTTCTTAAttacatttgacatttttaagaGTTAGGTAGTAGGCACCATCATACCTATTATAAGTATAGCCAAAGCCAGATTTAAAGAAAGTATTTTTGTCTTATTTCttgttaattttaaattacatttcaGAATGAAAACTTCTTGGACGCTCTGATTGAATTCCCTTGGTACGAGCGTactatgaaatttcaaaaatcctaccTCGTTTTATTAACGTTGACACAGAAATGTTATCCTATAACTGTTGGCGGATTATACGTTGTGGACTTGCAGTTTTTCATAATAACTTTGAATCGTTTGTATTCGCTCGTCAATTTGCTATTATTAAAATATAAGTTGTAGaataaaaaatcacatattccggcaataaaatttttcctgacAATTATGTCGTTGCTTACTGCTCACTTTTCTGGACTAATAAAGGCCTTTGGCCCTCCAAAGATTAATGAATGAAACtcgttgaaaatatgaaatgaagGCTTGAAAAATGcccagaaaaacaaaaacaaaaaaaaccttgATCACGCTGTGAAACAActtcaagtaaaaattgaataaaaaaattcaccttcgacgtttttttcttttcaaattatcgaaataaaaacaaggcaaaaaacaattttaaaaaagaaacagcataaaaatgtaaaaaaaaatacccgcacatttaaaagcaaaaaaaaattagtttcttCAGAATAATTGATAGTTTTCAATAGGCTCTTGTATTTGCAGAATATAAATGATACATTTACGAGGAACACAgtcacgaaaatttttcacccaGTGAATAATTCATACGAAACAACttcctcaaaaaaaacttttttagtaCCTAGGTACGCAAAATGTATGACGATAGAGGGATTTAAAAAATGGAGAGTGATTCTTCTCACAATcaagtgaaattattttgtaaattattattcTACGGATCATTTATCTGCGGGTTGCCCACAACAATTAACAAACACGTAAAATGGTTGTATTATGTATTCACATCGTTTATTTTCTCCTTCCTAATTCTGGGAAGTATTATTACAGTTACAAATACTTCGGAAAACTTTTACAAGTCACAAGCGACAGTGCGTTTAATTGTAAACTTTTCCATTGCTTTGATATTTCTATATTTTCGGGCATATCAGTATCAGGTAGTAAACTTTTTATCtaagtttgatcaaaattcaccCAACTATATCGGCGTCGAAGAAATGAACATAACGGCGAACGAATTTCTAATTATCTTTAAGCGCGATGTAATTCTATTTATCGGAGTAATGGTTGCGGGACAAGCTGCAgacattttaggaaaaattcaaaaagtacatttgtatgaatttttttacctatattCTTGCGGATTGGCAAATGATGAGCAACCTGCAATACAGATCTGTCTTGAAAAAGAAAGTTGGGGTTATTTTATATTAAACTACGTTATGGTATTCTTCTTTATAATTTACCAAGCTAGTATTCCACAAGTTGGGCAATTATTGATGCTTTGTACACTCGAAGGTGTAAGAGCTACGCTCCGAAAATACGACGATCTTCTGTCAAAATGTATAGATAGAgttaaaattatgcataaatgTGACCAAAATGACAGTCTTGAATTTGCAACTATTGTGAAGTATCAACAAGTTATAATCAAGTGGGTGACTTTCAGTTGATGTGGG
This region of Planococcus citri chromosome 5, ihPlaCitr1.1, whole genome shotgun sequence genomic DNA includes:
- the LOC135847462 gene encoding uncharacterized protein K02A2.6-like, with the protein product MNADELQRILAEQNTQFQAILQAALTQSRNTPRTPENTEKFDAFDSKKEKFTNYIARFEDYTATKNITDVEKKAGLLRTSIGSTHYNKLAAFLGPDKSIQNLSYADLKTSFNDLLVPRQSVIISRHYFLETQQKENQNIAEFVASLQDKVVNCQFTVECECKKQVSCAKLFLAAQVVRGIKEPWIKEQVLQTDSDDYDKIVEKAISLEASRIESRELSKNTPNTIPGNSDVNKLSRAFNRDSRSQNRYNDHSKQRNRSHSRGYSKNHYRSNTPAKRRSKIDYKKLGIDGLCLRCGRNNHSVSDCTVDRNKLKCTSCNKPGHLPKVCITTLMSNSKSNESSVKISEPTNYATYSQYVDNYHVVDLYKLEENSVNTDDKYFIEVGINGKSKRMEVDTGAKFSLIPDDEFKKLGIRAPIKEAKIAFRSFSGAITPALGYVTVDVSYKDRKTRSNLYIVPPGHATLMGREWIRTLKVTLEELDLDQQKSNSFDYPVYTSEATPQEKLSSILEEYSELFEPKIGRIPNFAVNLQLRENATPKLLRERTVPYALRSKVDAALDVLEKQGIITPVSSSDWGSPLVVVLKQDNEVRLCIDYKVTVNVQLVDASYPISRVEEILDLLVNATHFCKLDLYQAYMHMCVNEASSIIQTIVTHRGSYRMNRLGPGVKIAPSEFNRKMKEILLNCPGTANFFDDIIVYGSSLEECLENLRKCLEALKKNDLHLNKKKCKFLQEKTTYLGFVIEKGKIGKSPEKMEAVKNLPRPKDADEIRRFIGLITYYHRFIPNLSNLTAPLRALLKKNAKFFWSSECESAFIKLKEEICSDRVVVPFDPMKPLILTTDASPVGVGAVLSHFSDGEERPIAYASRSLTPAEKNYSQLDREALAIIFATTYFYNYLLGKKFTLVTDNEALTRIFASNKNIPQMTSARLIRYACFLAQFNYDVKFKKGIDNQNVDCLSRAPVDPQISYVENLSVNVMSEPTNDFILGNEPDQIYTDNIFYLSNEIVNSATIAAETQKDPELQPLLLKLLTDNSDYEYTTADGIIFRNDRVYVPVSLRSHVLADLHFSHMGSTRMKQLARRYVYWKGIDADIERYVKKCSDCAELRRNPPKEKIHPWDPPARNWERVHMDYLGPFLGYYVLVCVDAKSKWSEVRAVKEAPTSEITINLLTEIFTTHGFPTRLVSDNATIFKSELFQNFCKKNGIHQRFIAPNFPQTNGLAERSVQTWKRRLLAMQSEADSTSIHEKLRQITLRYHATPLASGLSPAEQYLGRKLKISLDAFFPYHEPSHKKTPSVRQFNVGNTVQARIFTNQKLVWARGVVAEKYGTRHYLITLENSGRQIKRHIDQLVPAWEQGNKAVTFGPTQSFDVPKSPHQNTTPNTSAAEMPTTSDAATCPARSAGSTDPSAPPTVRRSSRKAPPPARFNDYIR